Proteins encoded in a region of the Streptomyces sp. NBC_00513 genome:
- a CDS encoding alpha/beta fold hydrolase yields MSKPPRLTLPPAARAYRLTTSRGAFAVHEAGEPLRGTALLVPGYTGSKEDFIGLLEPLADAGFRVVAVDGRGQHESPGPREESAYALEELAGDVLAQAAAVSGVDGGPIHLVGHSLGGLIARAAVLRDHTPFASLTLMSSGPAAISEAQQERTKLLVAALESLRGVPPVECMSVVWAAMRAQDPVDAPVDGPELTEFLRGRWLATEPEQLIAAGRVLMSEPDRVAELAAVPLRMLVLSGVVDDAWPVPLMDSMAERLGASRVIVKGAEHSPNAENPQVTADALADFWSAAAPE; encoded by the coding sequence ATGAGCAAGCCACCGCGCCTCACCCTGCCACCGGCGGCCCGTGCGTACCGCCTGACGACCTCGCGCGGCGCTTTCGCCGTGCACGAGGCGGGGGAGCCGCTGCGCGGCACCGCCCTGCTGGTTCCCGGGTACACGGGGAGCAAGGAGGACTTCATCGGGCTGCTGGAGCCGCTGGCCGATGCCGGCTTCCGGGTGGTGGCGGTCGACGGCCGCGGTCAGCACGAGAGCCCCGGCCCGCGCGAGGAGTCCGCGTACGCGCTGGAGGAGCTGGCCGGGGACGTGCTGGCCCAGGCGGCGGCCGTGTCCGGCGTCGACGGGGGCCCGATCCACCTGGTGGGTCACTCGCTGGGCGGCCTGATCGCCCGCGCCGCCGTACTGCGCGACCACACCCCCTTCGCCTCCCTGACCCTGATGAGCAGCGGTCCGGCGGCGATCTCGGAGGCACAGCAGGAGCGTACGAAGCTGCTGGTGGCGGCTCTGGAGTCGCTGCGGGGGGTCCCGCCCGTGGAATGCATGTCGGTGGTGTGGGCGGCGATGCGGGCCCAGGATCCGGTGGACGCGCCGGTCGATGGCCCCGAGCTGACGGAGTTCCTGCGCGGGCGGTGGCTGGCGACCGAGCCGGAGCAGTTGATCGCCGCGGGTCGGGTGCTGATGTCGGAGCCGGACCGGGTGGCCGAGCTGGCGGCGGTGCCGCTGCGCATGCTCGTGCTGTCGGGAGTGGTGGACGACGCGTGGCCTGTGCCGCTGATGGACTCCATGGCGGAACGTCTGGGTGCGTCCCGAGTGATCGTGAAGGGCGCGGAGCACTCCCCCAACGCCGAGAACCCGCAGGTCACGGCCGATGCGCTGGCGGACTTCTGGAGCGCTGCGGCGCCCGAATAG